One genomic segment of Actinoplanes ianthinogenes includes these proteins:
- a CDS encoding cellulase family glycosylhydrolase, which produces MKRSVKTLLASAFAVAAASTVAFFALPASAEAAAFTVTNSWDSGYQGEITVSNGSSSTIGTWKVELTLPAGSTIAQSWNTTPAVSGQTITFTPAGWNASIAGGASTSFGFVVNGTGRPTACTVNGQACTGLTSAIPSATVPSSSTPTAAPASPKPSATTTSASPTPAPTSTGTTPLAINGQLKVCGVNLCNAAGKKIQLRGVSSHGIHWFPSCYTGAALDALATDWNADLFRIAMYVQEGGYESDPSGLTGKVNSLVDMAEARGMYALIDFHILNPGDPSYNLTRAKEFFAKVAARNATKKNVIYEIANEPNGVSWATIKSYAEQVIPVIRANDPDGVVVVGTRGWSSLGVSEGSSSTEIINNPVNAANVMYAFHFYAASHKDNYRAEVTKAAASLPLFVTEFGTVSASGDGAVDTTSTDAWLDLLDKLKISYANWNFGDKSEGSSILKSGACGGGTFSGTGPLTESGRLIRSRIRTADDF; this is translated from the coding sequence TTGAAGCGTAGTGTAAAGACCCTCCTGGCCTCGGCGTTCGCCGTGGCCGCCGCCTCCACGGTGGCGTTCTTCGCGCTGCCGGCCAGCGCCGAGGCCGCCGCGTTCACGGTGACGAACTCGTGGGACTCGGGCTATCAGGGCGAGATCACGGTCAGCAACGGCTCCTCGTCGACGATCGGCACCTGGAAGGTCGAGCTCACGCTCCCGGCCGGGTCGACGATCGCCCAGTCGTGGAACACCACGCCGGCCGTCTCGGGCCAGACCATCACCTTCACCCCGGCCGGCTGGAACGCCTCGATCGCCGGCGGCGCCTCGACCAGCTTCGGCTTCGTCGTCAACGGCACCGGGCGGCCGACGGCGTGCACGGTCAACGGCCAGGCCTGCACCGGGCTGACCAGCGCAATCCCCTCCGCGACGGTCCCCAGCAGCAGCACACCCACCGCGGCCCCGGCCTCCCCCAAGCCGAGCGCCACCACCACCTCGGCGTCACCCACGCCGGCGCCCACCAGTACGGGCACCACGCCGCTGGCGATCAACGGGCAGCTCAAGGTCTGCGGCGTGAACCTGTGCAACGCGGCCGGCAAGAAGATCCAGCTGCGCGGGGTGAGCAGCCACGGCATCCACTGGTTCCCCAGCTGCTACACCGGCGCGGCGCTGGACGCGCTCGCCACCGACTGGAACGCCGACCTGTTCCGGATCGCCATGTACGTGCAGGAGGGCGGCTACGAGTCCGACCCGAGCGGGCTGACCGGCAAGGTGAACAGCCTGGTCGACATGGCCGAGGCGCGCGGCATGTACGCCCTGATCGACTTCCACATCCTCAACCCCGGCGACCCGAGCTACAACCTCACCCGCGCCAAGGAGTTCTTCGCCAAGGTCGCCGCCCGCAACGCGACCAAGAAGAACGTCATCTACGAGATCGCCAACGAGCCGAACGGCGTCAGCTGGGCCACCATCAAGAGTTACGCCGAGCAGGTCATCCCGGTCATCCGGGCGAACGACCCGGACGGCGTCGTGGTGGTCGGCACCCGCGGCTGGTCCTCGCTCGGCGTCTCCGAGGGCTCGTCGTCCACCGAGATCATCAACAACCCGGTGAACGCGGCGAACGTCATGTACGCCTTCCACTTCTACGCCGCCTCGCACAAAGACAACTACCGTGCCGAGGTCACCAAAGCCGCTGCCTCGCTCCCGTTGTTCGTCACCGAGTTCGGCACGGTCAGCGCCAGCGGCGACGGCGCGGTCGACACGACCAGCACCGATGCCTGGCTCGACCTGCTCGACAAGCTGAAGATCAGTTACGCCAACTGGAACTTCGGCGACAAGAGCGAGGGCAGCTCGATCCTCAAGTCCGGCGCCTGCGGCGGCGGCACGTTCTCCGGCACCGGCCCGCTCACCGAGTCCGGCCGGCTGATCCGCTCCCGGATCCGCACCGCCGACGACTTCTAG
- a CDS encoding ArsR/SmtB family transcription factor encodes MHAFDVLGDPVRRRILELLADGEQTSGAVTAVIRAEFGISQPAVSQHLKVLRDNGFATVRPDGARRLYAVDDTALRQADEWLGRFRRFWTPHLAAMATEVARGKRLRRLAAPDDVRSSE; translated from the coding sequence GTGCATGCGTTCGATGTGCTTGGAGATCCGGTCCGGCGTCGCATCCTGGAGCTGCTCGCCGACGGCGAGCAGACCTCCGGCGCGGTGACCGCCGTGATCCGGGCCGAGTTCGGCATCTCCCAGCCGGCCGTGTCGCAGCATCTGAAGGTGCTGCGGGACAACGGCTTCGCCACCGTCCGCCCGGACGGCGCCCGGCGGCTCTACGCGGTCGACGACACCGCGCTGCGCCAGGCCGACGAGTGGCTGGGCCGGTTCCGCCGATTCTGGACGCCGCACCTCGCCGCGATGGCCACCGAGGTCGCCCGCGGCAAAAGACTGCGGCGACTGGCCGCACCCGACGACGTGAGGAGCAGCGAATGA
- a CDS encoding SRPBCC family protein, which yields MIDVTEQISNVRRTLGDKTVEAGGARVLTISQVYDTDLDDMWDVVSNPERIARWFLPISGDLHEGGKYQFEGQAGGTITRCDKPRSVAATWEFGGQVSWVEVRLTPAGDGRTRFELEHTAPIDDHWDQFGPGAVGIGWDMAVWGLANHLAHPDAPIDKDQAMAWMLSADGRQFMKLSSDAWAAADLALGTDPDDVTRRAAATYAAYTATE from the coding sequence ATGATCGACGTGACCGAGCAGATCAGCAACGTCCGGCGCACCCTCGGCGACAAGACCGTGGAGGCCGGCGGGGCCCGCGTCCTGACCATCAGCCAGGTCTACGACACCGACCTCGACGACATGTGGGACGTGGTGTCCAATCCGGAACGCATCGCCCGCTGGTTTCTGCCGATCTCCGGCGACCTGCACGAGGGCGGGAAATATCAGTTCGAGGGACAGGCCGGCGGCACCATCACGCGCTGCGACAAGCCACGGTCGGTGGCCGCCACCTGGGAGTTCGGCGGGCAGGTCAGTTGGGTCGAGGTCCGCCTGACACCGGCGGGCGACGGGCGCACCCGCTTCGAGCTGGAGCACACCGCGCCGATCGACGACCACTGGGACCAGTTCGGCCCCGGCGCCGTCGGCATCGGCTGGGACATGGCCGTCTGGGGTCTGGCCAACCATCTCGCCCACCCGGACGCCCCGATCGACAAGGACCAGGCGATGGCCTGGATGCTCTCCGCCGACGGCAGACAGTTCATGAAACTCAGCAGCGACGCCTGGGCCGCCGCCGACCTGGCCCTCGGTACCGATCCCGACGACGTCACCAGGCGGGCCGCAGCCACCTACGCCGCCTACACCGCCACGGAATAA
- a CDS encoding aminoglycoside phosphotransferase family protein, with product MTDEPEFDLGPVPHRPPIAAELVERLVAAQFPEWAGLPVRPVATPGWDNRTFHLGDGMLVRLPSAGEYAGAVAKEQRWLPVLARQLPLPIPAPLAEGLPSADYPHPWSVYRWLDGEPAAIAKVTDTDAFAIAIADFLLALQQVDPAGGPGPGQHNWYRGGPLRTYDAQMRSAAPRHPDGDALLAIWAEALAATWTGKPVWFHGDVAAGNLLVRDGRLSAVIDFGTSGVGDPACDLVIAWTFLPPASRRLFRERLAVDPGTWARGRGWAVWKAAITDDRPVLDALLADE from the coding sequence GTGACCGACGAACCGGAGTTCGACCTGGGACCCGTCCCGCACCGTCCGCCGATCGCCGCCGAGCTCGTGGAACGCCTGGTGGCCGCGCAGTTCCCGGAGTGGGCGGGGCTGCCGGTGCGGCCGGTGGCCACACCCGGCTGGGACAACCGGACCTTTCACCTCGGCGACGGCATGCTGGTCCGGTTGCCGAGCGCCGGGGAGTACGCCGGCGCCGTCGCCAAGGAGCAGCGCTGGCTGCCCGTCCTGGCCCGGCAGTTGCCGCTGCCCATCCCGGCCCCGCTCGCGGAGGGCCTGCCGTCGGCGGACTATCCGCATCCGTGGTCGGTCTATCGCTGGCTCGACGGCGAGCCCGCCGCGATCGCGAAGGTCACCGACACCGACGCCTTCGCGATCGCGATCGCCGACTTCCTGCTCGCCCTTCAGCAGGTCGATCCGGCCGGCGGCCCGGGGCCCGGCCAGCACAACTGGTATCGCGGCGGCCCGCTGCGCACCTACGACGCGCAGATGCGCTCCGCGGCTCCCCGCCATCCCGACGGCGACGCGCTGCTGGCGATCTGGGCGGAGGCGCTGGCCGCGACCTGGACCGGCAAGCCGGTCTGGTTCCACGGCGACGTCGCGGCCGGCAACCTGCTGGTCCGCGACGGGCGCCTGAGCGCTGTGATCGACTTCGGCACGAGCGGTGTCGGTGATCCGGCGTGCGACCTGGTGATCGCGTGGACTTTCCTGCCCCCGGCCAGCCGTCGCCTCTTCCGCGAACGACTGGCCGTCGACCCCGGCACCTGGGCGCGAGGCCGTGGGTGGGCGGTCTGGAAGGCGGCCATCACCGACGACCGTCCCGTGCTGGACGCCCTCCTCGCCGACGAGTGA
- a CDS encoding MmcQ/YjbR family DNA-binding protein produces the protein MDGDELKRHCLAKPGAWPDEPWENDVVIKVGPKIFAFLGSTGETVGVKCGKGRDLADEWLTRYPEDATASAYIGRHGWNTLRLQGAIPADEILEAVDASYEAVVASLPKKDRPTSA, from the coding sequence ATGGACGGGGATGAACTGAAGCGGCACTGTCTCGCCAAGCCGGGCGCCTGGCCGGACGAGCCGTGGGAGAACGACGTGGTCATCAAGGTGGGGCCGAAGATCTTCGCGTTCCTCGGCAGCACCGGCGAGACCGTCGGCGTCAAGTGCGGCAAGGGCCGCGACCTGGCCGACGAGTGGCTGACCCGCTACCCGGAGGACGCCACGGCCAGCGCCTACATCGGCCGCCACGGCTGGAACACGCTGCGCCTCCAGGGCGCCATCCCCGCCGACGAGATCCTGGAGGCCGTCGACGCCTCGTACGAAGCGGTCGTCGCCTCCCTCCCCAAAAAGGACCGCCCCACCAGCGCCTGA
- a CDS encoding TetR/AcrR family transcriptional regulator, whose protein sequence is MSATPHGPSGRPRDPEVDARITRAAAEVFGENGWHRFTIDTVARRAGVGKASIYLRWPNKEALLAAALAARLNGIEDIDTGSVRDDLISLARQIQRSYLGESGRAALQLRVDAQRVPEVQDHLHRLQESQVLAARAIVRRAIARRELHPQTSVTLLLDCVCGGVMNHVLATPPHLRDQVAAGADDYAAALVDFVLASTQSKP, encoded by the coding sequence ATGTCAGCAACCCCACACGGCCCGTCGGGGCGTCCCCGCGACCCCGAGGTCGACGCCCGGATCACCCGCGCCGCCGCCGAGGTCTTCGGCGAGAACGGCTGGCACCGCTTCACCATCGACACCGTCGCCCGGCGGGCCGGTGTCGGCAAAGCCTCCATCTACCTCCGCTGGCCGAACAAGGAAGCCCTGCTCGCCGCCGCCCTCGCCGCCCGCCTCAACGGCATCGAGGACATCGACACCGGCTCGGTCCGCGACGACCTGATCAGCCTGGCCCGGCAGATCCAGCGCTCCTACCTGGGCGAGTCGGGCCGCGCGGCGCTCCAGCTCCGCGTCGACGCGCAGCGCGTCCCGGAGGTCCAGGACCACCTGCACCGCCTCCAGGAATCCCAGGTCCTGGCGGCCCGGGCGATCGTCCGCCGAGCCATCGCCCGCCGCGAACTCCACCCGCAGACCAGCGTCACCCTCCTGCTGGACTGCGTCTGCGGCGGCGTCATGAACCACGTCCTGGCCACCCCGCCGCACCTGCGCGACCAGGTAGCCGCAGGCGCCGACGACTACGCCGCCGCCCTGGTCGACTTCGTCCTCGCCTCAACCCAATCAAAACCATAA
- a CDS encoding MBL fold metallo-hydrolase: MTRAADDAIVVTGIAQREAWRTRALPPVERLAGGIWSVPVPIPHNPLRYTLSYLIPGDDGLVVVDPGWASDEGWAALRAGLVAAGAGDGDVLGVVVTHVHADHHGLSKAFQDQGAWVAMHPEERDALTLSGSPADWLRAHHVPEEEIAVLAGTIGKHRMAAAAQPDVLLGDGDLIPLAGRRVRTVWTPGHTPGHICLLEPDAGVLLTGDHLLPRISPNIGLQRPGSSPLESFLESLDRVAAHDELEAFPAHEYRFRGIAARARQLRVHHEERCDEIVAAVQRLERPTIWQLAASLTWSRPWDEIGPMRVGAIAETMAHVRYLADRGALHWSGEHVTRPATLG; this comes from the coding sequence ATGACCCGTGCGGCCGATGACGCGATCGTCGTGACCGGGATTGCACAGCGCGAGGCCTGGCGGACGCGTGCGCTGCCGCCGGTGGAGCGGCTGGCCGGGGGCATCTGGTCGGTGCCGGTGCCGATCCCGCACAATCCGCTGCGTTACACGCTGTCCTATCTGATCCCCGGCGACGACGGCCTGGTCGTGGTCGATCCGGGCTGGGCCAGCGACGAGGGCTGGGCCGCCCTGCGAGCCGGGCTGGTCGCGGCCGGCGCGGGCGACGGGGACGTGCTCGGCGTCGTGGTGACCCACGTGCACGCCGACCACCACGGCTTGTCGAAGGCATTTCAGGACCAGGGCGCCTGGGTCGCCATGCACCCCGAGGAGCGCGACGCGCTCACCCTGAGCGGCTCCCCCGCCGACTGGCTGCGGGCGCACCACGTGCCCGAGGAGGAGATCGCGGTGCTGGCCGGCACCATCGGCAAGCACCGGATGGCCGCCGCGGCCCAGCCGGACGTGCTGCTCGGCGACGGTGATCTGATCCCGCTCGCCGGGCGTCGGGTGCGGACCGTCTGGACGCCGGGGCACACCCCGGGACACATCTGCCTGCTGGAGCCGGACGCCGGCGTGCTGCTCACCGGCGACCACCTGCTGCCCCGGATCAGTCCGAACATCGGCTTGCAGCGACCCGGTTCCTCCCCGCTGGAGTCGTTCCTGGAGTCGCTCGACCGGGTCGCCGCCCACGACGAGCTGGAGGCGTTCCCCGCGCATGAGTACCGGTTCCGCGGCATCGCCGCCCGCGCCCGGCAGCTCCGGGTGCACCACGAGGAGCGCTGCGACGAGATCGTCGCCGCGGTCCAGCGGCTGGAGCGGCCGACCATCTGGCAGCTCGCGGCGAGTCTGACCTGGTCACGGCCGTGGGACGAGATCGGCCCGATGCGGGTCGGCGCGATCGCCGAGACCATGGCGCACGTGCGTTACCTGGCCGACCGGGGCGCGCTGCACTGGTCCGGCGAGCACGTGACGCGGCCCGCCACCCTCGGGTGA
- a CDS encoding ABC transporter substrate-binding protein has translation MSYSSLSLSRRGLLAAGGAAALGTVLSACGSKKEETGTAAGASAAAGPWTFTDDQPKPLTSAKTPSKIVAFTGTAAALADLGLQDKIVGVFGETKKADGTAEEQAGDLDISKVQIVGNAWGEFSVEKYAALTPDLLVTHMYDQGAWWYVPDESKDKILAVAPSNALIGVGRVPLNKPIERYAELAKSLGADLNAPKVTEAKARFEKAAADLSAAAKASGGIKVLFGSGAADIFYVSSAAVSSDLMYFKELGVDLIMPEVKGADYYESLSWENADKYKADIIFLDARTGTLQPKDLASKPSWNALPAVKANQVFPWQAVPIFSWNHAAPLIEAITAAITKSKKVA, from the coding sequence ATGTCTTATTCCTCCCTTTCCCTTTCTCGTCGTGGCCTGCTCGCCGCGGGCGGCGCCGCAGCCCTGGGCACCGTGCTGAGCGCATGCGGCAGCAAGAAGGAGGAGACGGGTACTGCCGCCGGCGCCTCCGCTGCCGCCGGCCCGTGGACCTTCACCGATGACCAGCCGAAGCCGCTGACGAGCGCCAAGACCCCGTCGAAGATCGTTGCCTTCACCGGCACCGCGGCCGCGCTGGCCGACTTGGGCCTGCAGGACAAGATCGTCGGCGTCTTCGGCGAGACCAAGAAGGCCGACGGCACCGCCGAGGAGCAGGCCGGTGACCTGGACATCAGCAAGGTCCAGATCGTCGGCAACGCGTGGGGCGAGTTCTCCGTGGAGAAGTACGCGGCGCTCACCCCGGACCTGCTGGTCACCCACATGTACGACCAGGGCGCCTGGTGGTACGTGCCGGACGAGTCGAAGGACAAGATCCTCGCCGTCGCGCCGTCGAACGCCCTGATCGGCGTCGGCCGGGTCCCGCTGAACAAGCCGATCGAGCGCTACGCCGAGCTGGCCAAGTCGCTGGGCGCCGACCTGAACGCGCCGAAGGTCACCGAGGCCAAGGCCCGCTTCGAGAAGGCCGCCGCCGACCTGAGCGCCGCGGCGAAGGCGTCCGGCGGCATCAAGGTGCTGTTCGGCTCCGGCGCGGCGGACATCTTCTACGTCTCCAGCGCGGCGGTCAGCTCCGACCTGATGTACTTCAAGGAGCTCGGCGTCGACCTGATCATGCCCGAGGTCAAGGGCGCCGACTACTACGAGTCGCTGAGCTGGGAGAACGCCGACAAGTACAAGGCGGACATCATCTTCCTGGACGCCCGCACCGGCACGCTGCAGCCGAAGGACCTGGCGTCCAAGCCGTCCTGGAACGCGCTGCCCGCCGTCAAGGCCAACCAGGTCTTCCCGTGGCAGGCCGTCCCGATCTTCTCGTGGAACCACGCGGCCCCGCTGATCGAGGCGATCACCGCGGCGATCACGAAGTCCAAGAAGGTCGCCTGA
- a CDS encoding FecCD family ABC transporter permease produces MIAVTVLAVVLVLGIGFGARFLTPGEVWAGLVDSGSPSYRIVHEMRLPRTLLGLVVGLALGLAGAIMQALTRNPLADPGLLGINAGASAAVASAAALLGIGTFSGWVWFAMTGAAVVTALVYAVGGGRAATPARLALAGAALNAALYSYVSAVMLADTASIEKMRFWTVGSLASADFRTLRQVTPFILAGVLIALATARPLNALSLGDDAARALGARPGVIRALVIVAITLLCGAATAACGPIVFVGLLIPHLVRPLTGPDLRWLLPYTAVLSPVLLVGADVLGRVLGSPGELQVGVVTAILGGPLFLYLVRAAK; encoded by the coding sequence ATGATCGCGGTCACGGTGCTCGCGGTCGTGCTGGTGCTCGGCATCGGCTTCGGCGCGCGGTTCCTCACCCCCGGCGAGGTCTGGGCCGGGCTGGTCGACTCCGGTTCGCCGTCCTACCGGATCGTGCACGAGATGCGCCTCCCCCGGACCCTGCTCGGCCTGGTCGTCGGCCTCGCGCTGGGCCTGGCCGGCGCGATCATGCAGGCTCTCACCCGGAACCCGCTCGCCGACCCCGGTCTGCTCGGCATCAACGCCGGCGCGTCGGCCGCGGTCGCCAGTGCCGCCGCGCTTCTCGGCATCGGCACCTTCTCCGGTTGGGTCTGGTTCGCCATGACCGGCGCCGCGGTCGTCACCGCCCTGGTCTACGCGGTCGGCGGCGGCCGCGCGGCCACCCCGGCCCGGCTCGCCCTGGCCGGCGCCGCGCTGAACGCCGCGCTCTACTCCTACGTGAGCGCCGTCATGCTGGCCGACACCGCGTCGATCGAGAAGATGCGGTTCTGGACGGTCGGCTCGCTGGCCAGCGCCGACTTCCGCACGCTGCGCCAGGTGACCCCGTTCATCCTGGCCGGCGTGCTGATCGCGCTGGCCACCGCCCGCCCGCTGAACGCGCTGTCGCTCGGCGACGACGCCGCCCGCGCCCTGGGGGCCCGGCCCGGCGTGATCCGCGCCCTGGTGATCGTGGCGATCACCCTGCTCTGCGGCGCGGCCACCGCGGCCTGCGGCCCGATCGTCTTCGTCGGCCTGCTCATCCCGCACCTGGTCCGCCCGCTGACCGGGCCCGACCTGCGCTGGCTGCTGCCGTACACCGCGGTGCTCTCCCCGGTGCTGTTGGTCGGCGCGGACGTGCTCGGCCGGGTGCTGGGCAGCCCCGGGGAGCTCCAGGTCGGCGTGGTCACCGCGATCCTCGGCGGCCCCCTGTTCCTCTACCTCGTGCGAGCGGCGAAATGA
- a CDS encoding FecCD family ABC transporter permease has translation MITTRPRAALIGGGALLAMAAVAVLTLGTGDFPIAPGDVVKTLFGQGTAAQAFIVNELRLPRVITAILVGMALAAGGAIFQSVTRNPLGSPDILGITGGAGAAALTVVILGGSSAQLSLAAVAGGVGTALVIQLIGGRRGLQGYRFILIGIGMTAILNGIVGYLLTKGVQMESARAMLWLTGSFDGRGWEEAVPLLIVLAIAIPVLVLLCGPALRMLEMGDDIAAALGVPVKRLRNGSLLLAAVVVAFAAAAAGPVNFVALIAPNIARRLTRSPGPNLLPSIAIGALLTVGADWLAMHSGYPIPVGVVTGLLGGAYLVWLLTTERKAGRI, from the coding sequence ATGATCACCACCCGTCCCCGTGCCGCACTCATCGGCGGTGGCGCGCTGCTCGCCATGGCCGCCGTCGCGGTCCTCACCCTGGGCACCGGCGACTTCCCGATCGCGCCCGGCGACGTGGTGAAAACCCTGTTCGGGCAGGGCACCGCGGCTCAGGCGTTCATCGTCAACGAGCTGCGCCTGCCCCGGGTGATCACCGCGATCCTGGTCGGCATGGCCCTCGCGGCCGGTGGCGCGATCTTCCAGTCGGTCACCCGCAACCCGCTGGGCAGCCCGGACATCCTCGGCATCACCGGCGGCGCCGGCGCGGCCGCGCTGACCGTGGTGATCCTCGGCGGCAGCAGCGCCCAGCTCTCCCTCGCCGCGGTGGCCGGCGGCGTCGGCACCGCCCTGGTGATCCAGCTGATCGGCGGACGCCGCGGCCTCCAGGGCTACCGGTTCATCCTGATCGGCATCGGGATGACCGCGATCCTCAACGGCATCGTCGGCTACCTGCTGACCAAGGGCGTGCAGATGGAGAGCGCCCGGGCCATGCTCTGGCTGACCGGCAGCTTCGACGGCCGCGGCTGGGAGGAGGCCGTCCCGCTGCTGATCGTGCTGGCGATCGCCATTCCGGTGCTGGTCCTGCTCTGCGGCCCGGCCCTGCGGATGCTGGAGATGGGCGACGACATCGCGGCCGCCCTGGGCGTACCGGTGAAGCGGCTGCGCAACGGCTCGCTGCTGCTGGCCGCCGTCGTGGTGGCGTTCGCCGCGGCCGCCGCCGGCCCGGTCAACTTCGTCGCGCTGATCGCCCCGAACATCGCCCGGCGCCTCACCCGCTCCCCCGGGCCGAACCTGCTGCCGTCGATCGCGATCGGCGCGCTGCTCACCGTCGGCGCCGACTGGCTGGCCATGCACTCCGGGTACCCGATCCCGGTGGGCGTGGTGACCGGCCTGCTCGGCGGCGCCTACCTCGTCTGGCTGCTCACCACGGAACGCAAGGCCGGCCGGATCTGA
- a CDS encoding ABC transporter ATP-binding protein yields the protein MSRLSGTGMTLAYDKRVIAEELSVEIPDGSFTVIIGPNACGKSTLLRALSRLLKPTAGTVLLDGNDVHSLPTRTVAKTLGLLPQSSVAPDGISVSELVARGRYPHQGILRRWSTEDERVVTESMAATGVGDLADRNVDELSGGQRQRVWIAMALAQQTPLLLLDEPTTFLDIAHQIEVLDLCAELHERQGRTLVAVLHDLNHAARYATHLIAMRGGRVAKAGKPGEVLTADLVEEVFGLPCRVIDDPETGTPLVIPRKRATAAV from the coding sequence ATGAGCCGACTGAGCGGCACCGGGATGACTCTGGCATATGACAAGCGGGTCATCGCGGAGGAGCTGAGCGTCGAGATCCCGGACGGCTCGTTCACCGTGATCATCGGACCGAACGCGTGCGGCAAGTCGACGCTGCTGCGGGCGCTGTCCCGGCTGCTCAAGCCGACGGCGGGGACGGTGCTGCTGGACGGGAACGACGTGCACTCGTTGCCCACACGTACCGTAGCGAAAACGCTCGGCCTGCTGCCGCAGTCCTCCGTCGCCCCGGACGGCATCTCGGTCTCCGAGCTGGTCGCCCGCGGCCGTTACCCCCACCAGGGCATCCTGCGCCGCTGGTCCACGGAGGACGAGCGGGTGGTCACCGAGTCGATGGCCGCCACCGGCGTGGGCGACCTGGCCGACCGGAATGTCGACGAACTCTCCGGCGGCCAGCGCCAGCGTGTCTGGATCGCCATGGCCCTGGCCCAGCAGACCCCGCTGCTGCTGCTCGACGAGCCGACCACGTTCCTGGACATCGCCCACCAGATCGAGGTGCTGGACCTCTGCGCCGAACTTCACGAACGCCAGGGCCGCACGCTGGTCGCCGTCCTGCACGACCTGAACCACGCGGCCCGCTATGCCACCCACCTGATCGCCATGCGCGGCGGCAGGGTGGCCAAGGCCGGCAAGCCGGGTGAGGTCCTCACCGCGGACCTGGTCGAGGAGGTCTTCGGCCTCCCCTGCCGCGTGATCGACGACCCGGAGACGGGCACGCCGCTGGTGATCCCCCGCAAACGCGCCACGGCGGCCGTCTGA
- a CDS encoding M23 family metallopeptidase gives MADIVSASSGPPRGRSSRRRERVVLALAAAALAVALIPLGGLPIGYAIPIAGLLLAAGTPPDTGPAARSIRPGARNVIIGIAVLAAVAVVAFQPQLLVPLVTVFGVQQYTLVVTLCAVAALALPLALAESTGAIDTLPPGRAVLTRRSLVLALTPVVTVAFWYGSIGQSFLALAAVVLVLPVLLAVARVRHAVRGRVEPVFRHGPGRSARLLQLLNYTVLSGLLAAAMLPGTFDALRLDFTPAGYHAFLVAYCTGLVVLVVLALVPLRRVRPAGNVAVLAGSVFLVVQLVTVYRPPADPVTIAFPLAEPGYVIQGGQAELTNYHVVISTQRDAADIVQVVGDRTYAGDSAALSDYHIFGDPVLAPADGVVTEVVNDLPDQRIGTVDNRHQAGNHLVIDIGAGRSLALCHLQHGSVRVAVGDRLRAGQQLALVGNSGNTDQPHLHIQAQNRATLDDAAGNPVALLRSLHTYPILFRDVLLTRGGESSTPATAGMRRGDVLGPL, from the coding sequence ATGGCTGACATCGTTTCCGCAAGCAGTGGTCCGCCCCGCGGCCGGTCCTCTCGCCGCCGGGAACGCGTGGTCCTCGCCCTGGCCGCCGCCGCGCTGGCCGTCGCGCTCATCCCCCTCGGCGGGTTGCCGATCGGGTACGCGATCCCGATCGCCGGACTGCTGCTCGCCGCCGGTACACCACCGGATACCGGGCCGGCCGCCCGGTCGATCCGGCCGGGTGCGCGCAACGTGATCATCGGAATCGCCGTGCTGGCCGCCGTCGCGGTGGTGGCCTTCCAGCCTCAACTGCTGGTGCCGCTCGTGACGGTGTTCGGGGTGCAGCAGTACACCCTGGTGGTCACGCTGTGCGCGGTCGCCGCTCTCGCGCTGCCGCTGGCGCTGGCCGAGTCCACCGGCGCCATCGACACGTTGCCGCCGGGCCGGGCCGTGCTGACCCGTCGCAGCCTGGTCCTGGCGTTGACGCCGGTGGTCACCGTCGCGTTCTGGTACGGCTCCATCGGGCAGAGCTTCCTCGCCCTGGCAGCGGTCGTGCTGGTGCTGCCTGTCCTGCTCGCCGTCGCGCGCGTACGGCACGCCGTACGGGGACGAGTCGAGCCCGTGTTCCGGCATGGGCCCGGCCGGTCCGCCCGGCTGCTTCAGCTGCTCAACTACACCGTGCTGAGTGGACTGCTCGCTGCGGCGATGCTCCCCGGCACGTTCGACGCCCTGCGCCTGGACTTCACCCCGGCCGGGTACCACGCCTTCCTGGTCGCCTACTGCACCGGACTCGTGGTGCTGGTGGTTCTCGCGCTGGTACCCCTACGCCGGGTCCGGCCGGCCGGCAACGTGGCCGTCCTGGCCGGGTCGGTGTTCCTTGTCGTCCAGCTCGTCACCGTCTACCGGCCGCCTGCCGATCCCGTGACGATCGCGTTTCCGTTGGCGGAGCCCGGTTACGTCATCCAAGGCGGCCAGGCCGAGCTGACCAACTATCACGTCGTCATCTCGACGCAGCGTGACGCCGCGGACATCGTCCAGGTCGTCGGCGATCGCACGTACGCGGGCGACAGCGCCGCCTTGAGCGACTACCACATCTTCGGTGATCCGGTTCTGGCCCCGGCCGACGGCGTGGTGACCGAGGTGGTCAACGACCTGCCCGACCAGCGCATCGGTACGGTCGACAACCGGCACCAGGCGGGCAACCACCTCGTCATCGACATCGGCGCCGGGCGCTCCCTCGCGCTCTGCCACCTCCAGCACGGCAGTGTCCGCGTCGCCGTGGGCGACCGGTTACGCGCCGGCCAGCAGCTCGCGCTGGTCGGCAACTCCGGCAACACCGACCAGCCTCACCTGCACATCCAGGCGCAGAACCGGGCAACTCTGGACGACGCCGCCGGCAACCCCGTCGCGCTCCTGAGAAGCCTGCACACGTACCCGATCCTCTTCCGCGACGTGCTGCTCACCCGAGGCGGCGAGTCGAGCACCCCCGCCACCGCCGGCATGCGCCGCGGCGACGTCCTGGGCCCCTTGTGA